One window of Hymenobacter sp. BRD128 genomic DNA carries:
- a CDS encoding efflux RND transporter periplasmic adaptor subunit: protein MRLSIYLALLLALTACHGPAPAEDAAGPPPRAQVQAVTVSTQNLTQYRTFPATSTYPRKSTVTAPVAAYVTAVRVKLGDQVRAGQVLFSLETKERRALGNDAQRIDPSLKGFGLVSVTAPASGIVSVLNIQQAGDYLLEGAPLCTVAESSQLVFQLNLPYEYHALAQGNPSCTIVLPDSTRLTGTVQAPLASVSPGQSEVYLVRPNNPPRVIPENLIVQVRLTQTKQPNAQTLPASCVLADETLHHFWVMKLVNDSTAIKVPVTLGVQNPQEIEIKSPTFQPSDRILRTGNYGLADTAKVKLVR, encoded by the coding sequence ATGCGCTTATCCATCTATCTGGCCCTTTTGCTAGCCCTCACTGCCTGCCACGGCCCCGCCCCAGCCGAAGACGCTGCCGGCCCGCCACCCCGCGCCCAGGTGCAGGCCGTCACGGTGAGCACGCAGAATCTGACGCAGTACCGCACCTTCCCGGCCACCTCGACCTACCCGCGCAAAAGCACCGTCACGGCCCCGGTGGCGGCCTACGTCACGGCCGTGCGCGTGAAGCTCGGCGACCAGGTGCGGGCCGGGCAGGTGCTTTTCTCGCTCGAAACCAAGGAGCGCCGCGCCCTCGGCAACGATGCGCAACGCATCGACCCTAGCCTGAAAGGCTTCGGCCTGGTGTCGGTGACGGCACCGGCCAGCGGCATTGTGAGCGTGCTCAATATTCAGCAAGCGGGTGATTACTTGCTCGAAGGCGCGCCGCTGTGCACCGTGGCCGAGAGCAGTCAGCTCGTTTTCCAGCTCAACCTGCCCTACGAGTACCACGCGCTGGCGCAGGGCAACCCGAGCTGCACCATTGTGCTGCCCGATAGCACCCGTCTGACGGGTACGGTGCAGGCACCCCTGGCCAGCGTGAGCCCTGGGCAGTCGGAAGTGTACTTGGTGCGGCCGAACAACCCGCCGCGCGTGATTCCAGAGAATCTTATTGTGCAGGTGCGCCTCACCCAAACCAAGCAGCCCAACGCCCAGACGCTGCCCGCTAGCTGCGTGCTGGCCGATGAAACGCTGCATCATTTCTGGGTGATGAAGCTGGTGAACGACTCGACGGCCATCAAGGTACCCGTGACGCTGGGGGTGCAAAACCCGCAGGAAATCGAAATTAAGAGTCCGACGTTCCAGCCGAGCGACCGCATCCTGCGCACGGGCAACTACGGCCTGGCCGACACCGCTAAAGTGAAATTGGTACGATGA